The sequence below is a genomic window from Candidatus Alcyoniella australis.
CTGGGGAGAGCGGTAGGCGCGCAATGATCCGCTCGCTGGTGATCCAGAACGTGGCGATCATCGAACGACTCGAGTTCGATCTGGGCCCGGGACTGACCGTGCTCACCGGCGAGACCGGCGCGGGCAAGTCGATCATCATCGGCTCGCTGAACCTGCTGCTGGGCGCGCGCAGCTCCAGCGACCTGATCCGCACCGGCGCGGACGAGGCGGTGGTCGAGGCCGAGATCGACGGCCCGGTTCTCGACGGGCTCTCCGAGCTGCTCGAAACGGCGGGGATCGAGCTCGATGGGCCGCTGCTGATCCGCAGACACCTGAGCTCCAACGGCCGCAGCAAGGCAGTGGTCAACGGCCGTGCGGTTCCGCTGTCGCTGCTGCGACAGCTGGGCAGCCGAATGGCGGCGATCTACGGTCAGCACGAGCACCAGACCCTGCTCGACGAATCGCGGCACCTGGGGTTGCTCGACGAGTACGGCGGCCTGGGTCCCAAACTCAAGCTGACGGCCCGCGAGTTCGCCCAGGTACGACAGCTGCGTTCGCAGCTTGACGAGCTTACGCGTCGCGCGACAGAGGCCGGCGCGCGCGAGGACTATCTGCGGTTTCTGGTAACCGAGCTCGAGGCGGCGAACCTATCCGTTGACGAGGAGCAACAGCTCGACGTCCAGCGCAAGGTGTTGGCAAACGCCGTACGGCTGATCCAGGCCGCGGATCAGGCTCAAGCCGAACTGGTCGGCGACCAGGGGGGCGCGCAGGACGCGTTGGCGCGGGCCGCCAAGGCGTTGGACGAGGCGGCGCGACTCGATCCTCGGGCCGAACAGCTCGCCGGGCAGCTCCACGACGCCCTGCTGCAGGTGGAGGAGGCCGCGCGCGCGGTGGGTGATTACGGCTCGGGCCTGTCGCAAGATCCCGATCAGCTGGAGTTGGTCGAGGCGCGTCTCGAGGCGCTCAGCGCGCTTAAGCGCAAGCACCGCACCGACGTGCCGGGGCTGATCGAACTGCTCGGGCGCTCGCGCGACGAGCTGGAGTCGGTTGTGAACCTCGACTCGCGCCTGACAAAAATGCGCCACGAGCTGGAACAGGCTCACGGGCGGCTGCGCCAAGCGGCCGACGAGCTCAGCGCGGCGCGCAGGCAGGCGGCTGCCAAGCTGGGCAAGCTGGTCGAGGCCGAGCTGGCCCAGCTTTCGATGCCCAAGTCGCGCTTCGTGGTCCAAGTGGAGCAGCGGCCCGGCGGAGCGGGAGGCCCGGGCGACC
It includes:
- the recN gene encoding DNA repair protein RecN translates to MIRSLVIQNVAIIERLEFDLGPGLTVLTGETGAGKSIIIGSLNLLLGARSSSDLIRTGADEAVVEAEIDGPVLDGLSELLETAGIELDGPLLIRRHLSSNGRSKAVVNGRAVPLSLLRQLGSRMAAIYGQHEHQTLLDESRHLGLLDEYGGLGPKLKLTAREFAQVRQLRSQLDELTRRATEAGAREDYLRFLVTELEAANLSVDEEQQLDVQRKVLANAVRLIQAADQAQAELVGDQGGAQDALARAAKALDEAARLDPRAEQLAGQLHDALLQVEEAARAVGDYGSGLSQDPDQLELVEARLEALSALKRKHRTDVPGLIELLGRSRDELESVVNLDSRLTKMRHELEQAHGRLRQAADELSAARRQAAAKLGKLVEAELAQLSMPKSRFVVQVEQRPGGAGGPGDLGDVSVDASGADQVAFNISPNPGEEPRPLARIASGGELSRIMLGLKRILQRAEPVDTMIFDEVDSGIGGQTAAVVGAKLAQVAVDHQVIVITHLPQIASYGQTHFAVRKRVHQGRTTTLLSRLDPSQRIEEIARLIGGEPIHDSSRAAAQELLSARGGR